Proteins from a genomic interval of Haemophilus parainfluenzae T3T1:
- the trpD gene encoding anthranilate phosphoribosyltransferase: protein MQTAQLLEQLYSGKTLNKEESAVIFNAIMQGELNNEQIAAMLIALKVRGATIDELSGAVSASLQNAKSFPRPDYPFADIVGTGGDGQNTINISTASAIVAASMGAKVAKHGNRSVSSKSGASDVLTALGVNVNVTPEQARQALDDIGVCFLFAQQYHSGFKHVAPVRAALKTRTLFNILGPLINPARPTYHLLGVYAPELVKTYAETAVALGHQHTFVVHGAGLDEVAVHGETQVAEIKNGKIDYFTLTPEDFGLKTQSLESLRGGEPQENAQYLAALLQGKGKAEHANAVAANVALLLKLFGHDDLKQNVQNVLAHLSSGKAFDTLQHLTKY from the coding sequence ATGCAAACGGCTCAATTATTAGAACAACTTTACAGCGGAAAAACACTTAACAAAGAAGAAAGTGCGGTCATTTTTAATGCCATTATGCAAGGCGAACTGAATAACGAACAAATCGCTGCCATGCTGATTGCATTAAAAGTACGTGGTGCCACTATTGATGAATTAAGTGGTGCGGTATCGGCATCTTTGCAAAATGCCAAATCATTCCCTCGTCCTGATTACCCTTTTGCGGATATCGTGGGAACAGGTGGTGATGGTCAAAACACCATTAATATCTCTACGGCGAGTGCCATTGTTGCAGCCTCTATGGGTGCTAAAGTGGCAAAACACGGTAACCGCAGCGTATCAAGTAAATCCGGTGCCAGTGATGTATTAACTGCACTCGGTGTGAATGTCAACGTCACGCCAGAACAAGCTCGTCAAGCACTTGATGATATTGGGGTATGTTTCTTATTTGCTCAACAATATCACAGTGGGTTTAAACATGTTGCCCCTGTTCGTGCGGCATTAAAAACACGTACGCTTTTTAATATTTTAGGTCCATTAATTAACCCCGCTCGCCCAACTTATCATTTGCTTGGCGTGTATGCCCCTGAATTAGTAAAAACCTATGCCGAAACGGCTGTTGCATTAGGTCATCAACATACTTTTGTGGTTCATGGAGCCGGTCTTGATGAAGTCGCTGTACACGGTGAAACGCAAGTCGCTGAAATTAAAAATGGTAAAATTGACTACTTCACCTTAACACCTGAAGATTTTGGTTTAAAAACACAATCTTTAGAAAGTTTACGTGGTGGCGAACCGCAAGAAAATGCCCAATATCTGGCCGCACTTTTACAAGGTAAAGGCAAAGCGGAACATGCTAATGCGGTAGCGGCGAATGTGGCATTATTGTTGAAATTATTTGGTCATGATGACTTAAAACAAAATGTTCAAAATGTATTGGCTCATCTTTCATCAGGCAAAGCGTTTGATACATTACAACATTTGACAAAATATTAA
- a CDS encoding aminodeoxychorismate/anthranilate synthase component II codes for MANILFLDNFDSFTYNLVDQFRVLGHNVKIYRNDTNLEQVVQEALNTPDTILALSPGPGTPAEAGILLPLIERLKNDVPIIGICLGHQALIQAFGGEVVHAGEVLHGKVSRIQHDNQAMFKDIANPMPVARYHSLMGKNLPDEFIVNADYNGIVMAIRHKTLPICAFQFHPESILTAQGSKLLQQSVEWLLNRD; via the coding sequence ATGGCTAATATTCTCTTTTTGGATAATTTCGATTCATTCACTTATAACTTAGTGGATCAATTCCGTGTGCTTGGGCATAACGTAAAAATTTATCGTAATGACACCAATTTAGAACAAGTGGTGCAAGAGGCATTAAATACACCTGATACGATTCTTGCGCTCTCTCCAGGTCCAGGTACTCCGGCAGAAGCAGGCATCTTACTCCCGCTCATTGAACGTTTAAAAAATGATGTGCCAATTATTGGTATTTGCTTAGGCCATCAAGCACTTATTCAAGCCTTTGGTGGGGAGGTTGTACATGCAGGCGAAGTATTACATGGTAAAGTATCGCGCATTCAACACGATAACCAAGCCATGTTTAAAGATATTGCCAACCCAATGCCTGTGGCCCGTTATCACTCTTTAATGGGTAAAAATCTGCCTGACGAATTTATTGTCAATGCTGATTACAATGGTATCGTGATGGCGATTCGTCATAAAACCTTGCCAATTTGTGCTTTCCAATTCCACCCAGAAAGCATCCTTACTGCGCAAGGTTCCAAATTATTACAACAATCTGTGGAATGGTTATTAAACAGAGATTAA
- a CDS encoding SDR family oxidoreductase, whose amino-acid sequence MQRTALVTGATAGFGAAICRTLIENGYRVIGTGRRVTRLEQLQQELGENFHFLAFDISDRQATEDAFHSLPANWQSIDLLVNNAGLALGLESADKANLDDWMQMIDTNIKGLVTITRLVLPQMVERNSGHIINLGSIAGTYPYPGGNMYGGTKAFVKQFSLNLRADLAGTQIRVSNVEPGLCGGTEFSNIRFKGDDARAKKLYENVEYVSPQDIANIVLWLNQQPEHVNINRIEVMPTAQTFAPLNVARIQK is encoded by the coding sequence ATGCAAAGAACAGCGTTAGTAACCGGCGCAACTGCTGGATTTGGTGCGGCAATTTGTCGCACCCTCATTGAAAATGGCTATCGTGTAATTGGCACGGGGCGCCGCGTAACTCGTTTAGAACAATTACAGCAAGAATTAGGTGAAAACTTCCACTTTCTTGCCTTTGATATTTCAGATCGCCAAGCAACAGAAGATGCTTTCCATTCCCTTCCCGCTAATTGGCAATCCATTGATTTATTGGTGAATAATGCAGGATTAGCATTAGGCTTAGAAAGTGCTGATAAAGCGAATTTAGACGATTGGATGCAAATGATTGATACCAATATTAAAGGACTCGTCACCATCACTCGTCTTGTGTTACCACAAATGGTAGAACGTAATTCAGGTCATATTATTAATTTAGGCTCAATTGCAGGTACTTATCCTTATCCAGGTGGCAATATGTACGGTGGCACCAAAGCTTTTGTGAAACAATTTAGCTTAAATCTTCGTGCCGATCTTGCTGGTACACAAATTCGCGTTTCCAATGTTGAACCCGGTCTTTGTGGTGGAACTGAATTTTCTAATATTCGCTTTAAAGGTGATGATGCCCGAGCAAAAAAACTCTATGAAAATGTGGAATATGTCAGTCCACAAGATATTGCTAATATTGTGTTATGGCTCAATCAACAACCTGAACATGTCAATATTAATCGCATTGAAGTGATGCCTACCGCACAAACTTTTGCACCACTTAATGTCGCAAGAATTCAAAAATAA
- the thrS gene encoding threonine--tRNA ligase codes for MPIITLPDGSKREFDRPVSVLEVAQDIGAGLAKATIAGRVNGERRDACDIINEDANLEIITAKDEDGLEIIRHSCAHLLGHAIKQLFPDVKMAIGPTIENGFYYDVDLDRSLTQEDIDAIEKRMLELAKTNYDVIKTPVSWQEARDTFEKRGEPYKMAILDENIERTATPALYHHEEYIDMCRGPHVPNMRFCQHFKLMKVAGAYWRGDSKNKMLQRIYGTAWADKKQLAEYLTRLEEAAKRDHRKIGKALDLYHMQEEAPGMVFWHNDGWTIFRELETFVRTKLKEYDYQEVKGPFMMDRVLWEKTGHWQNYGDLMFTTQSENREYAIKPMNCPGHVQIFNQGLKSYRDLPIRMAEFGSCHRNEPSGSLHGLMRVRGFTQDDAHIFCTEDQIESEVTSCIKMVYDIYSTFGFQNIQVKLSTRPEKRIGADDMWDRAEAGLAAALAHNGLEYEIQEGEGAFYGPKIEFALRDCLDREWQCGTIQLDFALPGRLNASYVAEDNDRRTPVMIHRAILGSIERFIGIITEEYAGFFPAWLAPVQAVVMNITDSQADYVQKVVKQLSDAGLRVKADLRNEKVGFKIREHTLRRVPYMLVCGDKEIAEGKVAVRTRKGADLGTFTIEEFAEILKSQVRQRELKLLGEE; via the coding sequence ATGCCTATTATTACTTTACCGGACGGTTCTAAACGTGAATTTGATCGTCCAGTTTCTGTGTTAGAAGTGGCTCAAGATATCGGAGCCGGTCTTGCCAAAGCAACTATCGCGGGCCGTGTAAACGGCGAACGTCGTGATGCCTGTGACATCATCAATGAAGATGCTAACCTTGAAATTATTACAGCAAAAGATGAAGACGGTTTAGAAATTATTCGTCACTCTTGCGCACACTTGCTTGGTCACGCAATCAAACAATTATTTCCAGATGTCAAAATGGCAATCGGTCCAACGATTGAAAATGGCTTCTATTATGACGTGGATTTAGACCGTTCTTTAACGCAAGAAGATATTGATGCTATCGAAAAACGTATGCTTGAATTGGCGAAAACCAATTATGACGTCATCAAAACTCCGGTAAGCTGGCAAGAAGCAAGAGATACTTTTGAAAAACGCGGTGAGCCATACAAAATGGCTATTTTAGATGAAAACATCGAACGTACCGCAACGCCTGCGCTTTATCATCACGAAGAATACATTGATATGTGTCGTGGGCCACATGTGCCAAATATGCGTTTCTGCCAACACTTCAAATTGATGAAAGTTGCAGGTGCGTACTGGCGTGGTGATAGTAAAAATAAAATGTTACAACGTATCTATGGTACGGCTTGGGCTGATAAAAAACAATTAGCGGAATACTTAACTCGCTTAGAAGAAGCAGCAAAACGTGACCACCGTAAAATCGGTAAAGCGTTAGATTTATATCATATGCAAGAAGAAGCACCGGGTATGGTGTTCTGGCATAACGATGGTTGGACAATTTTCCGTGAATTAGAAACCTTCGTACGTACAAAATTAAAAGAATACGATTATCAAGAAGTGAAAGGTCCGTTTATGATGGACCGTGTATTATGGGAAAAAACAGGTCACTGGCAAAATTACGGCGATTTGATGTTTACTACACAATCAGAAAACCGTGAATATGCGATTAAACCAATGAACTGTCCAGGACACGTTCAAATCTTTAACCAAGGTTTAAAATCTTACCGTGATTTACCAATCCGTATGGCGGAATTTGGTTCTTGTCACCGTAATGAACCATCGGGTTCTTTACACGGTTTAATGCGTGTACGTGGCTTCACTCAAGATGATGCACACATTTTCTGTACTGAAGATCAAATTGAAAGTGAAGTAACCAGCTGTATTAAAATGGTTTACGACATTTACAGCACTTTCGGTTTCCAAAATATTCAGGTGAAATTATCTACTCGACCTGAAAAACGTATCGGTGCAGATGATATGTGGGATCGCGCAGAAGCAGGTCTTGCGGCAGCATTAGCGCATAACGGTCTTGAATATGAAATTCAAGAAGGTGAAGGTGCATTCTATGGGCCGAAAATTGAGTTTGCATTACGCGACTGTTTAGATCGTGAATGGCAATGCGGTACCATCCAATTAGACTTTGCTTTACCGGGTCGTTTAAACGCATCTTATGTGGCGGAAGACAATGATCGTCGTACACCGGTTATGATTCACCGTGCGATTTTAGGTTCGATTGAGCGTTTCATCGGTATCATTACTGAAGAGTATGCGGGCTTCTTCCCAGCATGGTTAGCACCAGTTCAAGCGGTTGTGATGAATATTACAGACAGCCAAGCGGATTACGTGCAAAAAGTAGTAAAACAACTTTCTGATGCCGGATTACGTGTTAAAGCAGATTTACGTAATGAGAAAGTCGGCTTCAAGATCCGCGAACATACCTTACGTCGCGTGCCTTATATGCTCGTTTGCGGTGATAAAGAAATCGCAGAAGGTAAAGTGGCGGTACGTACCCGTAAAGGTGCAGATTTAGGTACTTTCACCATTGAAGAATTTGCTGAAATCTTAAAATCTCAAGTAAGACAACGTGAGTTGAAATTGTTGGGTGAAGAGTAA
- the trpCF gene encoding bifunctional indole-3-glycerol-phosphate synthase TrpC/phosphoribosylanthranilate isomerase TrpF produces MITQDFTKPIDSATVLQKIVLDKAQWVKAKEAEFPLSQFKENIQKSDRSFYDALAKGTHQKPAYILECKKASPSKGLIRGEFNLDEIANVYKHYASAVSVLTDEKYFQGKFDYLPQVRDVISQPVLCKDFMISEYQVYLARYYQADAILLMLSVVNDETYRVLADLAHSLGMGVLTETSNEEEFERALALDAKIIGVNNRNLHDLTVDLNRVVELTQKYADRIPADARIISESGIYNHSQIRDLQKVAHGFLIGSSLMGSADLNNAVREVIFGENKVCGLTRTQDVKEVYANGALYGGLIFVEHSKRCVSLRQAQELVTASPLRFVGVFQNQEIDFIVKIAKQLQLYAVQLHGSETAEFITALRHQLPEETQIWKAISVDTEAQSAVDFTDDLNITRYIFDSQSANQQGGTGKTFNWSLIPENLKHKIILAGGISPDNIEQAIKQGCLGVDLNSGVETAAGVKDSEKVRLVFNKILSN; encoded by the coding sequence ATGATCACGCAAGATTTCACCAAACCAATTGACTCTGCGACGGTACTGCAAAAAATCGTCTTAGACAAAGCACAATGGGTTAAAGCAAAGGAAGCTGAATTTCCGCTTTCACAATTTAAAGAAAACATTCAAAAATCTGACCGCTCTTTTTATGATGCGTTGGCTAAAGGCACTCATCAAAAACCGGCTTATATTTTAGAATGCAAGAAAGCTTCACCTTCTAAAGGATTAATTCGTGGTGAATTTAATTTAGATGAAATCGCCAATGTGTATAAACATTATGCGTCAGCTGTTTCTGTGCTAACGGATGAGAAATACTTCCAAGGTAAATTTGACTATTTGCCGCAAGTACGTGACGTTATCTCACAACCTGTATTGTGCAAAGATTTTATGATCAGCGAATATCAGGTTTATCTTGCACGCTATTATCAAGCTGATGCTATTTTATTGATGCTTTCAGTGGTGAATGATGAAACCTATCGCGTACTAGCTGATCTAGCGCATTCTCTTGGTATGGGCGTGTTGACGGAAACCAGCAACGAAGAAGAATTTGAACGAGCTCTTGCATTAGATGCAAAAATTATCGGTGTTAACAATCGTAATCTTCACGATCTCACCGTTGATTTAAACCGCGTAGTAGAACTTACACAAAAATATGCTGATCGCATTCCTGCTGATGCTCGTATTATTAGCGAATCGGGGATTTATAATCACAGCCAAATTCGTGATTTGCAAAAAGTGGCACATGGCTTTTTAATCGGCAGTAGCCTAATGGGCAGTGCAGATTTAAACAATGCTGTGCGTGAAGTGATTTTTGGAGAAAATAAAGTATGCGGTTTAACTCGCACGCAAGATGTCAAAGAGGTTTACGCAAACGGGGCATTATACGGCGGCTTAATTTTTGTCGAACATTCAAAACGCTGTGTGAGCCTACGTCAAGCCCAAGAATTAGTGACAGCATCACCACTTCGTTTTGTTGGCGTGTTCCAGAATCAAGAAATTGATTTTATTGTAAAAATCGCTAAACAATTGCAGCTTTATGCCGTTCAGCTACACGGTTCAGAAACCGCTGAATTTATTACGGCACTTCGCCATCAACTACCAGAGGAAACTCAAATTTGGAAAGCTATTTCAGTAGATACTGAAGCACAAAGTGCGGTTGATTTTACTGATGATTTAAATATCACTCGCTATATTTTCGATAGCCAATCCGCTAATCAACAAGGTGGCACAGGAAAAACTTTTAATTGGTCACTCATTCCTGAAAACTTGAAACACAAAATTATTTTGGCTGGTGGCATTTCACCTGACAATATTGAACAAGCCATTAAGCAAGGTTGCTTAGGGGTTGATCTTAATTCTGGTGTAGAAACTGCCGCTGGCGTGAAAGATAGCGAAAAAGTGCGGTTAGTTTTTAATAAAATTTTATCAAATTAA
- a CDS encoding D-hexose-6-phosphate mutarotase, with protein MTAQIQQLTLELTLQRINEIPVLTLNHPVGSARIALQGAQLLNWKPKGAEQDVFWLSEIEPFTQGVAIRGGVPLCYPWFGGVKQPSHGTARLRLWQLSDYDLQANKVRLEFSLFSEYGVIEAKMKMEFTDKCTMTLTHLGQEPAQAALHSYFNISDISQIEVQNLPSRCYDSLQGKHTDVPSTRRIEQGVDCIYTLEEDKTFLVDQAFNRRIQITHHHADSIVLWNPWEKTPSAMKADGYRNMVCIETARLEKLLQFGESISAEISTLPADI; from the coding sequence ATGACAGCTCAAATTCAACAATTAACACTAGAATTAACTTTACAACGTATCAATGAAATACCCGTTTTAACCTTAAATCACCCTGTGGGTTCAGCTCGAATTGCACTACAAGGGGCACAGCTATTAAATTGGAAACCTAAAGGGGCAGAGCAGGATGTCTTTTGGTTAAGTGAGATTGAACCTTTTACACAAGGTGTCGCGATTCGTGGTGGTGTACCGCTTTGTTACCCTTGGTTTGGTGGCGTAAAACAACCTTCACACGGCACAGCGCGTTTACGTTTGTGGCAATTAAGTGACTATGATCTGCAAGCAAATAAAGTGCGGTTAGAATTTTCGCTCTTTTCTGAATATGGTGTGATTGAAGCCAAAATGAAAATGGAATTTACCGATAAATGCACAATGACTTTAACACATTTGGGACAAGAACCTGCTCAAGCGGCATTACACAGTTATTTTAACATCAGTGATATTTCACAAATTGAAGTACAAAATTTACCAAGTCGTTGTTATGACTCATTACAAGGTAAACATACTGATGTTCCTTCAACTCGAAGAATAGAACAAGGCGTCGATTGTATTTATACATTAGAGGAAGATAAAACATTCTTGGTGGATCAAGCATTTAATCGACGTATTCAAATTACCCATCATCATGCCGATTCAATTGTGCTATGGAATCCTTGGGAAAAAACGCCAAGTGCAATGAAAGCAGATGGATATCGAAATATGGTGTGTATTGAAACTGCAAGATTAGAAAAATTACTTCAATTTGGTGAAAGTATTTCTGCTGAAATAAGTACTTTACCCGCTGATATTTAA
- the rplT gene encoding 50S ribosomal protein L20 — MARVKRGVIARARHKKVLKAAKGYYGARSRVYRVAFQAVIKAGQYAYRDRRQRKRQFRQLWIARINAAARQNGLSYSKFINGLKKASVEIDRKILADIAVFDKVAFAALVEKAKSAL, encoded by the coding sequence ATGGCTCGTGTAAAACGTGGTGTTATTGCAAGAGCACGCCATAAGAAAGTTCTTAAGGCTGCTAAAGGTTATTATGGTGCACGTTCACGCGTGTATCGCGTTGCTTTCCAAGCGGTGATCAAAGCTGGTCAATACGCATATCGTGACCGTCGTCAACGTAAACGTCAATTCCGTCAATTATGGATTGCACGTATCAACGCTGCGGCTCGTCAAAATGGTTTATCTTACAGCAAATTCATCAACGGCTTGAAAAAAGCGTCTGTTGAAATCGACCGTAAGATCCTTGCTGATATCGCTGTATTCGACAAAGTAGCGTTCGCTGCATTAGTTGAAAAAGCAAAATCTGCACTTTAA
- a CDS encoding tautomerase family protein — MITVYGLKEVLAPRRQDIAEVIYNCLNLGLDIPRGKHAIRFLCLDKEDFLYPIDRNDDYTVIEINLMQGRMEGTKKRLIKMLFSELEYKIGIKSHNVEITIKEQPAHCWGFRGMTGDEARDLDYDIYV; from the coding sequence ATGATTACCGTATATGGATTAAAAGAAGTGCTTGCACCTCGTCGTCAAGATATTGCTGAAGTAATTTATAACTGTTTAAACCTTGGTTTAGACATTCCTCGCGGAAAACATGCAATTCGTTTTTTATGTTTAGATAAAGAAGATTTCCTTTATCCTATCGATCGTAACGATGATTACACCGTTATTGAGATTAACCTCATGCAAGGTCGTATGGAAGGTACAAAAAAACGTTTAATCAAAATGCTCTTCAGCGAACTGGAATACAAAATTGGGATTAAATCTCACAACGTTGAAATTACAATTAAAGAACAACCAGCACACTGCTGGGGCTTCCGTGGTATGACTGGTGATGAAGCTCGCGATTTAGATTACGATATTTACGTATAA
- the rpmI gene encoding 50S ribosomal protein L35, with protein MPKIKTVRGAAKRFKKTASGGFKRKQSHLRHILTKKTTKRKRHLRHKSMVAKADQVLVVACLPYA; from the coding sequence ATGCCTAAAATTAAAACAGTACGTGGTGCTGCTAAGCGTTTCAAAAAAACAGCTTCTGGCGGTTTCAAACGTAAACAATCTCACTTACGTCATATTTTGACTAAAAAGACAACTAAACGTAAACGTCATTTACGTCATAAATCAATGGTTGCGAAAGCAGACCAAGTTTTAGTAGTAGCTTGCTTACCATACGCATAA
- the trpE gene encoding anthranilate synthase component I, which yields MKNTPFIAVTSQPVPYHADTTAIFNTLCQQNSNSLLLDSAEIGSKNSLQSLILINAVVKITCLGNQVTFRALNANGKQVLNEIHPVLSQLGTVSAVNFDNEFSVQFASLDNQLDEDSKLQAATIFDGLRVISNHYQHSSTPVFLGGLFAYDLVANFIPMQGVELKDDGIHCPDYSFYLAENLITIDHQSQQATLKSFCFSQEEQVEVAKTALSIAQKLKNIDGVLSIKAASDEVSTNFEDPEFTGIVKALKHHINIGDVFQIVPSRRFSLACPNTLASYAQLKLNNPSPYMFYMNDEDFILFGASPESALKYAPDNRQLEIYPIAGSRPRGFDAHGNIDPELDARLELELRLDHKEQAEHLMLVDLARNDIARVCQSGTRKVAELMQVDRYSHIMHLVSRVVGKLRPELDALHAYQACMNMGTLTGAPKIKAMQLIYQFEQQKRHSYGGAVGYLTSDGRFDTCIVIRSAFVQNGIAHIQAGCGEVLDSDPQMEADETRHKAAAVLKAIKQINTQAK from the coding sequence ATGAAAAATACCCCTTTTATTGCGGTGACCTCTCAACCGGTTCCCTACCATGCCGATACTACCGCAATTTTTAATACGCTTTGCCAACAGAACTCAAATTCTCTTCTTCTCGACTCTGCCGAAATTGGTAGTAAAAATAGCTTACAGAGCCTTATTCTAATTAATGCGGTCGTTAAAATTACTTGTTTAGGCAATCAAGTGACTTTTAGAGCACTAAATGCGAACGGAAAACAAGTGTTAAATGAAATTCATCCAGTATTAAGCCAACTCGGTACCGTAAGTGCGGTCAATTTTGATAATGAATTTTCTGTACAATTTGCGTCGCTCGACAATCAATTAGATGAAGACAGCAAATTACAAGCTGCAACCATTTTTGATGGACTTCGTGTAATTTCTAACCATTATCAACATAGCAGCACACCTGTCTTTTTAGGTGGTTTATTTGCTTATGATTTGGTGGCAAATTTTATTCCAATGCAAGGTGTTGAATTAAAAGATGATGGTATTCACTGTCCTGATTACAGTTTTTATCTCGCAGAAAATTTAATCACCATCGATCACCAAAGCCAACAAGCCACATTAAAAAGCTTTTGTTTTAGTCAAGAAGAACAAGTAGAAGTCGCGAAAACAGCACTTTCTATTGCACAAAAATTAAAAAATATTGATGGCGTACTTTCCATTAAAGCAGCAAGTGATGAGGTCAGCACCAACTTTGAAGATCCTGAATTTACAGGTATCGTTAAAGCGTTAAAACATCATATTAATATTGGTGATGTGTTCCAAATCGTGCCATCCCGCCGTTTTTCATTAGCTTGTCCGAATACCCTTGCGAGCTACGCACAATTAAAGCTTAATAATCCAAGTCCTTACATGTTCTATATGAACGATGAGGATTTCATTTTATTTGGCGCATCACCTGAAAGTGCGTTGAAATATGCGCCAGACAATCGCCAATTAGAAATTTATCCAATTGCAGGTTCTCGCCCGCGTGGTTTTGATGCACATGGTAATATTGATCCAGAATTAGATGCACGTTTGGAATTAGAATTACGCCTTGATCATAAAGAGCAAGCCGAACATTTAATGTTGGTAGATTTAGCGCGTAATGACATTGCTCGCGTATGCCAAAGCGGTACACGTAAAGTCGCTGAATTAATGCAAGTAGATCGCTATTCGCACATCATGCATTTGGTTTCTCGCGTAGTGGGTAAACTTCGTCCTGAACTTGATGCCTTACACGCTTATCAAGCTTGTATGAATATGGGGACATTAACTGGTGCGCCTAAAATTAAAGCCATGCAGTTAATTTATCAATTTGAACAGCAAAAACGCCACAGCTACGGTGGTGCGGTCGGTTATCTCACCTCTGACGGCCGTTTTGATACCTGTATCGTGATTCGTTCTGCCTTTGTACAAAATGGCATTGCCCATATTCAAGCAGGTTGTGGTGAAGTATTAGATTCTGATCCTCAAATGGAAGCGGATGAAACTCGCCATAAAGCGGCTGCTGTGCTTAAAGCAATCAAACAAATCAATACCCAAGCAAAATAA
- a CDS encoding FMN-dependent NADH-azoreductase has protein sequence MNVLVLKSSILADNSQSNKLADYTIEKLKAHNIVVRDLAAQQLPHFDATAATAVRGEPKTAEENALLALSDELVAELKAADIIVIGAPMYNLGIPTQLKSYFDFIARPRVTFQYTANGPEGLLQGKKAIVLASFGGMYNENNNVTNYLKAILGFVGITDVQFAYAKGIGLGAEAIEKAQRSARNKIDEIVASL, from the coding sequence ATGAACGTATTAGTATTAAAATCAAGCATCCTTGCAGATAACTCTCAAAGCAATAAATTAGCCGATTACACCATTGAGAAATTAAAAGCTCACAACATTGTGGTACGTGATTTAGCGGCGCAACAACTTCCCCATTTTGATGCAACGGCGGCAACTGCAGTACGTGGCGAACCTAAAACAGCAGAAGAAAATGCACTTTTAGCCTTATCTGATGAATTAGTGGCTGAATTAAAGGCTGCGGATATTATCGTCATTGGGGCGCCAATGTATAACTTAGGCATCCCAACACAACTTAAATCCTATTTTGATTTTATTGCTCGCCCTCGTGTAACGTTCCAATACACCGCAAATGGCCCTGAAGGTTTACTTCAAGGTAAAAAAGCGATTGTGTTAGCAAGCTTTGGTGGCATGTATAATGAAAACAATAATGTGACAAATTACTTAAAAGCGATTTTAGGTTTTGTTGGCATTACCGATGTTCAGTTTGCTTATGCAAAAGGTATCGGATTAGGTGCTGAAGCGATTGAAAAAGCACAACGTTCAGCAAGAAATAAAATCGATGAGATCGTTGCTTCTCTCTAA
- the infC gene encoding translation initiation factor IF-3 encodes MKTVKKAPAANRPNRINDEIRVKEVRLIDQDGEQAGIVSIQQALDMAEQAALDLVEISPNAEPPVCRIMNYGKFLYEKSKTAKEQKKKQKVVQVKEIKFRPGTDEGDYQVKLRSLIRFLEDGDKAKITVRFRGREMAHQDIGLDVLERVKNDLADISVVESAPGKLEGRQAVMVLAPKKK; translated from the coding sequence ATCAAAACCGTAAAAAAAGCTCCGGCAGCTAACCGCCCGAATCGCATTAACGATGAAATTCGAGTAAAAGAAGTTCGTTTGATTGACCAAGATGGTGAACAAGCGGGGATTGTGTCAATTCAACAAGCCTTAGATATGGCAGAACAAGCAGCGCTTGATTTAGTTGAGATCAGTCCGAATGCCGAACCACCGGTTTGTCGTATTATGAACTACGGCAAGTTCCTCTATGAAAAGAGCAAAACCGCAAAAGAACAGAAGAAAAAACAAAAAGTTGTACAAGTGAAGGAAATTAAATTCCGTCCAGGTACTGACGAAGGTGACTACCAAGTTAAATTACGTAGCTTAATCCGTTTCTTAGAAGATGGCGATAAAGCAAAAATTACCGTACGTTTCCGTGGTCGTGAAATGGCTCACCAAGATATCGGTTTAGATGTATTAGAACGCGTTAAAAACGATTTGGCTGATATTTCTGTGGTGGAATCAGCACCAGGTAAATTAGAAGGTCGCCAAGCGGTAATGGTGTTAGCACCTAAGAAAAAATAA